A single region of the Vicia villosa cultivar HV-30 ecotype Madison, WI linkage group LG4, Vvil1.0, whole genome shotgun sequence genome encodes:
- the LOC131597639 gene encoding uncharacterized protein LOC131597639 yields the protein MGFGVKWMNWMELLIFNSKMSVLINGSPTKEFIVHKGLRQDDPLSLFLFVLVAEGLTGLVKQYIEVGEFQRFDIKDSCWVDILQFADDTLIVGDGNWKHSRAMKVVVGLSQVFEEIDDDDHSEVDVINDAEKEDETLVDFMVNDDFADQEHELLLIRHMYILPIHMTNMNLKEDEPTLDIFHISYRKTEEALKVGDIFRIEEECIRALKNFTWKFLRILL from the exons ATGGGTTTTGGTGTTAAATGGATGAATTGGATGGAGTTGTTGATATTCAATAGTAAGATGTCAGTGCTTATTAACGGGAGTCCCACGAAGGAGTTTATTGTTCATAAGGGGTTGAGGCAAGACGATCCTCTTtctttgtttctttttgttttagtaGCGGAAGGTTTAACGGGTCTTGTTAAACAATATATCGAAGTGGGGGAATTTCAAAGATTTGATATTAAGGATTCTTGTTGGGTTGacattctccaatttgcggatgacactttgaTTGTGGGAGATGGAAATTGGAAACATTCTAGGGCTATGAAAGTG GTCGTTGGTTTGTCGCAAGTTTTTGAAGAAATTGATGACGACGACCACAGTGAAGTCGATGTTATCAACGACGCAGAAAAAGAAGATGAGACACTTGTTGACTTTATGGTGAATGATGACTTTGCAGACCAAGAGCATGAGCTATTACTCATTAGGCATATGTATATTCTTCCCATTCACATGACAAACATGAACTTGAAAGAAGACGAACCAACCTTAGATATATTTCACATTTCGTATAGGAAGACTGAGGAAGCGTTAAAAGTTGGAGACATATTTCGTATAGAAGAAGAATGTATAAGAGCTCTAAAAAATTTCACATGGAAATTTCTCCGGATTTTACTATAG